Proteins found in one Paenibacillus borealis genomic segment:
- a CDS encoding GNAT family N-acetyltransferase: protein MELGIELVPKEQKQIISRLMQFYLYDFTRYLELQVDREGLFPSYPGLEAYWNSGINKFAYLFTVDGNIAGFALVDRLLRDPEGQFYMTEFFVMQKYRRSGVGTWAAHRLFDMFPGDWKVSQIRANTPARNFWHRVIGSYTGGEFQERFNSRQGNPSQYFSTLNTNRIKK from the coding sequence ATGGAACTTGGAATCGAGCTGGTTCCTAAAGAGCAGAAGCAGATTATAAGCAGATTAATGCAGTTCTATTTGTATGATTTTACGCGGTACCTGGAGCTGCAGGTGGACCGTGAGGGATTGTTTCCGTCTTATCCCGGGCTGGAGGCCTATTGGAACAGCGGCATCAACAAGTTTGCCTACTTATTCACGGTGGACGGCAATATTGCCGGCTTCGCCCTTGTAGACCGGCTCCTGCGTGATCCGGAGGGACAGTTCTATATGACGGAGTTTTTTGTGATGCAGAAATACCGCCGCAGCGGCGTAGGAACCTGGGCTGCACACCGGCTGTTCGATATGTTCCCCGGCGACTGGAAGGTCTCGCAGATCCGTGCGAATACGCCTGCGCGTAACTTCTGGCACCGGGTGATCGGTTCGTATACCGGCGGCGAGTTCCAGGAGCGCTTCAACTCCCGGCAAGGCAACCCCAGTCAATACTTCAGCACATTAAATACTAATCGGATTAAAAAATAA
- the xerS gene encoding tyrosine recombinase XerS, whose protein sequence is MSIQKTTDRKNLDQRLPQMPWFVQQFIDYKRPDLSPSTLLEYIRDYESFFGWLRGEGLSVAASNAEITLLDLETLHMDSIVGYRLHLTTRAESANTRVTVSRKLSALRSLFHYLSQIAEDENFYPLLKRNIMAKVEIKRIHKPKDTAAKLKGKILEDEELLEFVGYIYEGYGKDVEANKQAYYSFQLNRERDACIASLILNSGLRVSEVVNLNVDDLDVNNKLLYVFRKGHNDETFKTPVYFREQAKDDLSLYLSLRQSRYKTPKREKALFITLPNGSTEGKRMTKRAIQEMIIKYAKRFGKPYLTVHKLRHSFATDYYLQNDIYRTKEQLGHASTETTEIYAHLTDKTMSEAIERRLESEPST, encoded by the coding sequence ATCAGTATTCAAAAAACCACCGACCGGAAAAATCTCGACCAGCGTCTGCCGCAGATGCCCTGGTTCGTGCAGCAGTTCATTGATTATAAGCGTCCGGATCTGTCCCCCTCCACGCTGCTGGAGTATATCCGTGACTATGAATCCTTTTTCGGATGGCTGCGGGGTGAAGGTCTGTCCGTGGCTGCCAGTAATGCTGAGATTACGCTGCTCGATCTGGAGACCCTGCACATGGACAGTATTGTCGGCTACCGCCTGCATCTGACTACCCGGGCTGAGAGTGCCAACACACGTGTTACCGTGTCCCGCAAGCTGTCCGCGCTGCGCTCCCTTTTCCACTACTTAAGCCAGATCGCGGAGGATGAGAACTTTTACCCGCTGCTTAAGCGTAATATTATGGCCAAGGTGGAGATCAAACGGATTCACAAACCGAAGGATACGGCCGCCAAACTAAAGGGTAAAATTCTGGAGGATGAGGAACTGCTGGAATTCGTAGGCTATATCTACGAAGGATATGGCAAGGATGTAGAAGCCAACAAGCAGGCTTATTATTCTTTTCAGCTGAACCGTGAGCGGGATGCCTGTATCGCCAGTCTGATTCTGAACTCCGGCCTGCGCGTATCCGAGGTGGTCAATCTCAATGTGGATGATCTGGATGTGAACAACAAGCTGCTCTATGTCTTCCGCAAGGGTCATAATGACGAAACCTTCAAGACTCCGGTCTATTTCCGCGAACAGGCCAAGGATGATCTCAGCTTATACCTTAGCCTCCGCCAGTCCAGATACAAGACTCCCAAACGGGAAAAAGCACTCTTCATCACCCTGCCTAATGGCAGCACCGAGGGCAAACGGATGACCAAGCGGGCGATTCAAGAGATGATTATCAAATATGCCAAGCGGTTTGGCAAACCTTATTTGACTGTTCACAAGCTGCGGCACTCCTTCGCGACCGACTATTATCTGCAAAATGATATCTACCGGACGAAGGAACAGCTCGGACATGCTTCAACTGAAACCACCGAAATCTATGCCCATCTCACGGACAAAACGATGTCAGAAGCTATTGAGCGCCGTCTGGAAAGTGAACCCTCAACGTGA
- a CDS encoding pentapeptide repeat-containing protein: MIDNNLNWTETRDSRLLELHSDCLNCFGLCCAALPFAASSDFAIDKNAGQPCPNLREDFRCGIHTVLREKGFRGCTVYDCFGAGQKVSNLTYGGRDWRQAPDTARQMFEVLLVMRQLHELLWYLREALAFSGAEILHDSLMLMMEQTLNITTLSPTELLKLDVHVHRAEVNELLLRASELARNAARAQLTPAPKRQKNYGRGADLIGAKLRGADLRCVSLRGAYLIAADLSAADLRHADLIGADLRDTNLSGADLRGCLFLTQAQLQAAKGSPATKLPGSLTHPEHWSAGLS, from the coding sequence TTGATTGACAATAATCTAAATTGGACTGAAACTCGGGACAGCAGGCTGCTTGAGCTGCATTCCGACTGCCTGAACTGCTTCGGCCTCTGCTGCGCGGCGTTACCTTTTGCCGCTTCCTCCGACTTCGCTATAGATAAGAATGCCGGACAGCCCTGCCCCAATCTGCGGGAGGACTTCCGCTGCGGAATTCACACGGTACTGCGGGAGAAAGGCTTCCGGGGCTGCACAGTGTATGACTGCTTCGGAGCAGGGCAGAAGGTCTCCAATCTCACGTATGGCGGACGCGACTGGCGGCAGGCCCCTGATACCGCCAGGCAGATGTTCGAGGTCTTACTGGTGATGCGCCAGCTTCATGAGCTGCTATGGTATCTACGCGAAGCTCTAGCGTTCTCCGGTGCTGAAATTCTGCATGATTCGCTCATGCTGATGATGGAGCAGACCCTGAATATAACCACACTAAGCCCCACAGAACTGCTGAAGCTCGATGTGCACGTTCATCGTGCTGAAGTCAACGAACTGCTGCTGCGCGCCAGCGAATTGGCACGTAATGCCGCGCGGGCGCAGCTGACGCCTGCTCCCAAGCGGCAGAAGAACTACGGCCGCGGGGCTGATCTGATCGGCGCCAAGCTGCGCGGGGCCGATCTCCGCTGCGTCAGCTTGCGCGGCGCATATCTGATCGCCGCTGACCTCAGCGCTGCGGATCTGCGGCATGCCGACCTGATCGGCGCTGACCTCCGCGACACGAATCTGAGCGGCGCCGATCTGCGGGGCTGCCTCTTCCTTACCCAAGCGCAGCTGCAAGCCGCGAAGGGAAGTCCGGCTACCAAGCTGCCGGGATCGCTTACGCATCCTGAGCACTGGTCTGCGGGCTTGAGCTGA